One region of Purpureocillium takamizusanense chromosome 4, complete sequence genomic DNA includes:
- a CDS encoding Malate dehydrogenase (oxaloacetate-decarboxylating) (NADP(+)) (EggNog:ENOG503NWPS~COG:C), whose protein sequence is MESLTQQCARAMKMIETRQTNIDKYLYLSSVKAQNTDLFYRLLMDNIRELMPLVYTPTIGDVCLQYSTLYTRPEALYISIKQRKSIRTMLRNWPCPNPEICVVTDGSRILGLGDLGVNGVGISIGKLSLYTAAAGIHPEKTLPIVLDCGTDNETNLQDPLYLGLRQKRVSKADQQAFMDEFMEAVKDVYPEMVVQFEDFESEKAFNYLDRYRNTHRCFNDDIQGTGAVVLGGYIGAVNLSGVPLEEQRLVFMGAGSAGVGVAKQLVEYYTRRGLSEAEARDKFWLVDTKGLVTKDRGDKLAEHKKYFARHDNNGHQFRTLEEVIEYVKPSALVGLTATFGVFTESVVRALKASVDAGGMGRRPILFPLSNPLTKAECTFEQAVQWTDGTVIFASGSPFQSFSLKVGGEAGSVTYHPNQGNNVYVFPGLGLGAILSKASRVTDDMVYMSAEALSGTLNADEIHKGLIYPRIERVRDASIVVAREVMKAARRDGVSELPDSLWAEWEEWGDVALTTYIKQRIYDPACFSDPGRHLCATCSQEHKGPSMLRKEKESHL, encoded by the exons ATGGAGAGCCTGACGCAGCAGTGCGCCAGGGCGATGAAGATGATCGAGACGCGCCAGACCAACATCGACAAGTATCTCTACCTGTCGTCGGTTAAGGCCCAGAATACCGACCTCTTTTATCGCCTGCTCATGGACAATATTCGCGAACTCATGCCCCTGGTCTATACCCCGACGATTGGCGACGTCTGCCTGCAATATTCGACCTTGTACACGCGCCCCGAGGCCCTGTATATCTCCATTAAGCAGCGCAAGTCGATTCGCACGATGCTCAGGAATTGGCCTTGCCCCAACCCTGAGATCTGCGTTGTCACGGACGGTTCCCGTATCTTAGGTCTGGGAGACTTgggcgtcaacggcgtcggTATTTCG ATCGGTAAGCTGTCTCTGTataccgctgccgctggtaTCCACCCGGAGAAGACACTGCCCATTGTTCTGGACTGCGGCACGGACAACGAAACGAATCTGCAGGACCCTCTGTATCTTGGTCTACGCCAAAAGCGCGTCTCCAAGGCCGACCAGCAGGCGTTCATGGACGAGTTCATGGAGGCAGTCAAGGACGTCTATCCCGAAATGGTTGTCCAGTTTGAGGATTTCGAGAGCGAGAAAGCCTTCAACTACTTGGACCGTTACAGAAACACCCACAGGTGCTTCAATGACGATATCCAAGGTACTGGCGCTGTCGTCCTAGGCGG TTATATTGGCGCTGTGAACCTATCCGGTGTTCCCCTGGAGGAGCAGCGTCTGGTCTTCATGGGTGCCGGCTCAGCCGGCGTTGGCGTGGCCAAGCAGCTCGTTGAATACTACACTCGTAGGGGTCTCTCAGAAGCTGAGGCTCGCGACAAGTTCTGGCTTGTCGACACCAAGGGTCTTGTCACTAAGGACCGTGGTGACAAGCTTGCTGAGCACAAGAAGTATTTCGCTCGCCACGACAACAACGGCCATCAGTTCCGCACCCTGGAAGAGGTCATCGAGTACGTCAAGCCCAGCGCGCTAGTTGGCTTGACCGCCACCTTTGGCGTCTTCACCGAATCAGTGGTGCGCGCTCTGAAGGCTTCCGtggacgccggcggcatgggtCGCCGTCCTATCCTGTTCCCGCTCAGTAATCCTTTGACCAAGGCTGAGTGCACGTTTGAGCAGGCCGTGCAATGGACTGACGGTACTGTCATCTTCGCCTCGGGCTCCCCATTCCAGTCCTTCAGCTTGAAGGTTGGTGGAGAGGCTGGATCGGTCACATACCACCCTAACCAGGGCAACAACGTCTATGTGTTCCCTGGTCTGGGTCTGGGTGCCATCCTTTCCAAAGCCTCGCGCGTCACCGACGACATGGTCTACATGTCTGCAGAAGCTCTTTCAGGCACCCTCAATGCGGACGAGATCCACAAGGGCCTCATCTACCCCAGAATCGAGCGTGTGCGTGACGCAAGCATTGTCGTGGCGCGAGAGGTGATGAAggcggctcgtcgcgacggcgtctcGGAGCTGCCCGATTCCCTGTGGGCAGAGTGGGAGGAGTGGGGTGACGTCGCGCTCACGACGTATATCAAGCAGCGCATCTATGACCCTGCTTGCTTCTCCGACCCTGGGCGTCACCTCTGCGCCACGTGCTCGCAAGAGCACAAGGGCCCTTCTATGCTgaggaaggagaaggagtCTCATCTGTGA